The proteins below are encoded in one region of Acidobacteriota bacterium:
- a CDS encoding RNA polymerase sigma factor, whose amino-acid sequence MGGSFDEVFERYQRRIFTLAVYTLANREEAEEVTQDVLVKVWRRGGEVPADGRLAWALRVTRNACIDRIRRRAAARSVALDAGGLPEILAAAGPGPEERARNRVLRRRLVSALGELEEPYRSALILREVQGLSYREVADTLELPLNTVRVHIHRGRRKLRDELREVYADVAS is encoded by the coding sequence ATGGGGGGCTCCTTTGACGAAGTGTTCGAGCGGTATCAACGCCGCATCTTCACCCTCGCCGTTTACACTTTGGCGAACCGGGAGGAGGCCGAAGAGGTGACCCAGGACGTGCTGGTCAAGGTGTGGCGCCGGGGAGGTGAAGTTCCCGCCGATGGCCGCCTGGCGTGGGCCCTGCGGGTGACCCGCAACGCCTGCATCGATCGCATCCGCCGGCGAGCGGCGGCGCGCTCGGTCGCTCTCGACGCGGGTGGCCTGCCGGAGATTCTCGCCGCCGCCGGGCCGGGGCCCGAAGAACGAGCCCGCAACCGCGTCCTGCGCCGCCGCCTGGTGTCGGCCCTCGGCGAATTGGAGGAGCCCTACCGCAGCGCGTTGATTCTGCGGGAGGTGCAGGGCCTTTCCTACCGCGAGGTAGCGGATACCCTGGAACTGCCCTTGAACACCGTGCGGGTCCACATTCACCGCGGGCGCCGTAAACTGCGGGACGAGTTGCGTGAGGTCTATGCCGATGTGGCGAGCTGA
- a CDS encoding zf-HC2 domain-containing protein, whose translation MWRAEDRKDCDRWREMLDAHLDGELTAAEVPVWEEHLEACVACREELRLAEEVHQELRSLPMFDAPEISTPEAGAGFVADAGVARFPSPSAQPAAGGWRSWAAAAGLGVLVLTIFWWLASGAGEARRDLARLSDEPASSAPQDLRLAEEEARLAFAYISRAGQRAGMQVRDTVLREAVLEPVVETLARSLTRADTSPAEGSPSPREGAAS comes from the coding sequence ATGTGGCGAGCTGAAGATCGAAAGGACTGCGACCGGTGGCGCGAGATGCTCGATGCCCATCTCGACGGTGAGTTGACCGCCGCCGAAGTTCCAGTGTGGGAGGAGCACCTGGAGGCCTGCGTCGCCTGTCGCGAAGAGCTGCGTTTGGCCGAAGAGGTGCACCAGGAGCTGCGCTCGCTGCCGATGTTCGACGCGCCCGAGATTTCGACGCCGGAGGCCGGTGCCGGTTTCGTTGCCGATGCCGGTGTCGCTCGCTTTCCCTCCCCGTCGGCTCAGCCGGCGGCAGGGGGCTGGCGGTCCTGGGCGGCCGCCGCCGGGCTCGGAGTGTTGGTGCTGACGATCTTCTGGTGGCTGGCCTCGGGAGCGGGGGAGGCCCGCCGAGACCTCGCGCGGCTGTCCGACGAACCGGCCAGCTCTGCGCCACAGGACCTGCGCCTCGCCGAGGAGGAAGCGCGGCTCGCCTTCGCCTATATCTCCCGCGCCGGTCAGCGCGCCGGCATGCAGGTGCGCGACACGGTGCTGCGCGAGGCAGTGCTCGAGCCGGTGGTCGAGACGCTGGCCCGGTCCCTGACCCGCGCGGATACCTCCCCGGCGGAGGGTTCGCCTTCGCCCCGGGAGGGCGCCGCCTCGTGA
- a CDS encoding DUF4252 domain-containing protein has translation MSSFRLLGAVALVAALLWSAAPRAEAQPEAPPPAETSALESHPGYVPLGELALLPEDSLSVEVDLSGPLLRLIAGATRSEDQDFSSLISGLLSIRVQVGSVAAGDAKRVDRRAAAAARWLDDHGWHPTVRMRDGNGRNYIYLKEQDGDLVGLTVVAFEHDQEAVLVNIVGRIDPEGLGELAGRFDLPGLLGVDSTETPSDP, from the coding sequence GTGAGTTCCTTTCGTTTGCTAGGAGCGGTGGCTTTGGTGGCGGCGCTGCTGTGGAGCGCCGCGCCGCGGGCGGAGGCGCAGCCCGAAGCGCCGCCGCCGGCGGAAACGTCGGCCCTCGAGTCCCATCCGGGATACGTGCCCCTTGGCGAGCTCGCCCTGCTGCCGGAGGACAGCCTGTCCGTCGAAGTCGACCTGTCCGGCCCGCTGCTGCGCCTGATCGCCGGCGCCACCCGCTCCGAGGACCAGGATTTCTCCAGCTTGATCTCGGGGCTGCTGTCGATCCGCGTGCAGGTGGGCTCGGTGGCCGCCGGCGATGCGAAGCGGGTGGACCGGCGGGCCGCCGCCGCCGCCCGCTGGCTGGACGATCACGGCTGGCACCCCACCGTGCGCATGCGCGATGGGAACGGTCGCAACTACATCTACCTCAAGGAGCAGGACGGCGACCTGGTGGGCCTGACGGTGGTGGCCTTTGAGCACGATCAAGAAGCGGTGCTGGTGAACATCGTCGGGCGCATCGACCCGGAGGGCCTCGGCGAACTCGCCGGCCGTTTCGACCTCCCCGGCCTACTCGGGGTGGACTCCACGGAAACGCCCTCGGATCCGTAG